ACATGGTAAACTAGGTTAACCCCTGAGATTCAAGAAACTAAATCTAAGGCTGGAGGACGTTCACAAATTTGGAGCTCGAGTTCCAAGTTTTTAAAACAAGAGTACATTGCTGCGAACTTAAGAATACTCTCTCTTAAAGCAATAAAaggttttttttccttctttatttatttatttattttattttatgagaaaaggagaaatttATTAATCATCCAAATAATTGTTAAACATAGTGTTAATTGTCTTGATCGAGAATTTCTTGTTTGTAGCCCTTAGGCTATGGACTGGAACATTATGATTAGCTCATTAGCTTTGAGACAAAAATTTTGTTTAAACAAAATAGTTGATAGATCAAAACAAGAGCGATAACACTTCATAGCCAAAAAGTATATATGTCTGAATTCCGgaacttttctattttttcatcaTCACTCCAAATTTTGTCCACCTCCCATCTTTCCTCTTTAGCATGCATCATCCCATGGAGAAGGCCCCTTGTTGATGTTTCAAAAGTTTTTCTTATCACATCAAGTAGTTTGCAGAAAGTAAGACGCATTTCCCTTTCGTTATAATAGAAGCAACTCATCAAGAAATATACCTACGCAGATTAAGGTGTTATggtgaaaaaaaaggaaacattgGATTGCGTGGGGGGTAAGAGTGAAGGTGTGATCATATACTTAATTTGTTAAGGAGGACAGATTGATGCCATCAGAGATCCATATTCTACCTATTGCAAAATAGACATGGGGATGGGTTTATTGTGTCCGAAGATAACCTGATTTCTATGttttcaaataataataataataataataataataataaagaactCTAAGGCcacgtttggtagtcatctagaaacgtttttttttccGTTCTATGAGAACAAAAANNNNNNNNNNNNNNNNNNNNTTTTTTTTTAAAACggtattttgacacagaaactgaaaattctgtttttcacACGAAATATTGTTTATGAaactaaatgactaccaaacgcaacctaaaTAGTTAGTAGGAATAATATCAGAGTTAAAGAGATACATTATTAAAGCTGGAAAAGGAAAAGCTATGTATTTTTTCAGTTGTAAGGCCCAAAGAACCTACAGGCCAAAATCATCTTTATAAAATCACATCTAAGAAGAGTATGCCATGTAGTGTCAGCATCGGTGTAGTACGAACCACAGAGTGGGTCAATATCCACCCATTTTCCTTAGGATGTTTTTTGTTGAAATTCTTTCATGTGCTAATCTCCAATAGAAGACCTTAAATTTTGGATAGATTTTGAGTTCTCAAAAATATAATCACCAGTGTGAGCATGGATATAAACAAGCACACCTCTTTGAGAGTCTTAttaaattaatattaatattagaTCTGAGAAATTTGGCAACGACTTTAGTCGAAAGAGACCCATTGTTTGTGAAGTGGCACCACCATTTGTCATGCTCAGAGGCAATGGATATTTAAATTATCTTATTTGAAAGAGCAATATGAAGTACTTAATTTAAAAGACTTAGGGCCCATTTAAAAatcagaaacggaacaaaaagcatttgataaaactgtttcgttccacttgttttcagaatagaaattgaaatttctacctatttatggtttaagaaaTGACCCAGTTTCGCTGTTTTTGGAAACGACTCCGGCCATTTTTTCGCTAGTTACTattgacttccagaaacatgacttatcaaacacctttaattcccgtttctgttgtttcttgaaatagaaacgactgaaacattatcaaacaggccctaacaTTTCcattcattccttaaataaaACCATTCACTTTAACTAAGTAAAGTAGGTGATTGTTGGATCATGGTAAGTTGGCAAGGGAGTAATTTGGATTTATTCATGGGTTATTCCAAAAGCTAGTATCACAACCATTACCAATTTTCAAGAAAATCATTTTATGATGGGTATGTAGGATACTTATAATACTCTTCCACTAAGGTGATTCCCTAGAGTGATTATTTTTTACAGTGAGTATGGCAGTGCAGTGAACATCGAATGATTGAGAGCATCTGGGCATGCATCACGAGGTCCTCTCGGCCATTCGATGCTCACTACACCACCGCATTCACTGTAGGATGTTTTTACACACTTCTCTTAAACTGacttattataaaaatatttcgCTTTCAGAATTTGTGCCCATAATCAATGTTCATTATTGAACAGAAGCCAGCCAAGATTAAGAAggagactttttatttttagtttttgagtTCAGaatagaacttttttttttttttttttataagtgaACTCGTAAGAAAACATGAGTAGgcaataaagattttttttaagaagtaaAACAAGCattattcagaaaaaaaaaaaagaggcaagcaAGAATATAACccaaaaattttgttttgttttgctgATTCATTCTTTAATCATTTCAGTCTGAACCTTCAAACAGGTATAACATTGTGCCGTTCACGTAAACGCAATTATGGGATTGGCCAATCCAATTTCGTCATATTATATGGCAttaataaggagagagagaattaacgCCACGTGGCTCGGCATCAATCATGTGGATATTTTTAACCTTTCGTGGGGTCCGtctcttttggttttttgtttttcgtCCGTCTCtgtggatagaaaacatttttcccAGTTCCAATTCCATAAATAAGCTGTTGATGAACATTAACATTTATGATCTAATGGTTAAAACCCCACTTTAATGATTCCTGATTCCGAACTAACGGTTTGTAACTGGGTTACATCGCAACCTTTTAATTTTAGCATCTGGTGACACGTGGCATCACGGACAATTACTATATCGTTTGGGATAACTCGCTTTTGAATTGCAGTTGTGTATTTGGAAATATTGTGACTTTTAGCAGATACGAAGGGCTGCCTGAAAATTGGAATCTCTCTTTGGGATATAACTCGCTTTTGACTTGCAGTTGTGTATTTGGAAATATTGTGACTTCCAGCAGATAAGAAGGGGTGCCTGAAAAttggaatctctctctccccatggAGTCACCACAGCAGACTGCCTTCCCGCTCCGCCCAGGGCGGTGGCGCCGCTACCTTCCCCGCTTCTCGTGCGCCACCAGCTTTGGCCTCAAGAATTCATTCTGGTCCGAACTCGGTGGCTCCGTGGGTGACCTAGGCACCTATATCCCCATCGTCCTCGCTCTCACACTGGTCAACCAACTGGACCTGGGCACAACCCTTATCTTCACAGCCATCTACAACATCATCACAGGATTCCTCTTCGGGATCCCCATGCCCGTCCAGCCCATGAAATCAATCGCTGCAGTCGCCATCTCAGAGTCCCAAACTCACCTCACCGTTCCCCAAATCATGGCCGCTGGCATCTCCACTGCCTCGGTTCTCTTCTTCCTCGGAGCCACCGGCCTTATGTCCTTCTTCTACCGCTTCATCCCCTTACCCGTCGTTCGCGGCGTTCAGCTTTCCCAAGGTCTCGCCTTTGCCTTCTCCGCCATCAAATACATCCGTTACAATCAAGACTTTGCAACTTCAAAATCGGGCTCTGCTCGCCTCTGGCTCGGCCTAGATGGGCTCATCCTTGCCCTCTCCGCACTCCTATTCGTTGTCCTCACAACAGGTTCTGGGGATTCCATCGATGAACCCGAAGCTCAACCTCTGCTTGAATCGAGAGAACCCCATCGTCGACGTCACCGTCAAATTCGAAGGATGCGTATCTTATCGGCAATTCCATCTGCGCTTCTGGTATTCCTCCTGGGTCTGATGCTCTGTTTCGTTCGTGACCCTTCCATTGTTAAGGATCTCAAGTTCGGCCCTTCAAAGATCCAAGTGGTCAAGATCTCCTGGGAAGACTGGAAGATCGGA
This genomic stretch from Macadamia integrifolia cultivar HAES 741 chromosome 2, SCU_Mint_v3, whole genome shotgun sequence harbors:
- the LOC122063092 gene encoding molybdate transporter 2-like, producing MESPQQTAFPLRPGRWRRYLPRFSCATSFGLKNSFWSELGGSVGDLGTYIPIVLALTLVNQLDLGTTLIFTAIYNIITGFLFGIPMPVQPMKSIAAVAISESQTHLTVPQIMAAGISTASVLFFLGATGLMSFFYRFIPLPVVRGVQLSQGLAFAFSAIKYIRYNQDFATSKSGSARLWLGLDGLILALSALLFVVLTTGSGDSIDEPEAQPLLESREPHRRRHRQIRRMRILSAIPSALLVFLLGLMLCFVRDPSIVKDLKFGPSKIQVVKISWEDWKIGFVRAAIPQIPLSVLNSVIAVCKLSADLFPEKEVSAMAVSVSVGAMNLVGCWFGAMPVCHGAGGLAGQYRFGGRSGASVLFLGIGKLVLGLVFGNSFVKILGMFPIGLLGVLLLFSGIELAMASRDMNTKEESFVMLVCAAVSMTGSSAALGFGCGIVLFLLLKLREFNFFSSSFPKSMDSNDIDSSLLP